A genomic segment from Candidatus Woesearchaeota archaeon encodes:
- the rpl12p gene encoding 50S ribosomal protein P1 codes for MEYVYAALLLHKAGQKVDEESVKKVLTAAGVQADDGRVKSLIAALDGVDIEEAIKSAAIAPAPAAAQAAAPAAEEKKEEKKEEKKDDGAAAAGLGALFG; via the coding sequence ATGGAATATGTATATGCAGCATTACTCCTGCACAAAGCAGGGCAAAAAGTTGATGAAGAATCAGTAAAGAAAGTACTAACAGCAGCAGGCGTTCAAGCAGATGATGGAAGAGTAAAATCACTAATAGCAGCACTAGATGGAGTGGACATAGAAGAAGCTATAAAATCAGCAGCAATAGCACCAGCACCAGCAGCAGCGCAAGCAGCAGCACCAGCAGCAGAAGAGAAGAAAGAAGAGAAGAAAGAAGAAAAGAAAGATGATGGAGCTGCAGCAGCAGGACTAGGCGCACTTTTCGGATAA